A part of Heliangelus exortis chromosome 3, bHelExo1.hap1, whole genome shotgun sequence genomic DNA contains:
- the SH3YL1 gene encoding SH3 domain-containing YSC84-like protein 1 isoform X2: MNNPIPSNLKSEAKKAAKILREFTEITSRNGPDKIIPPHVIAKAKGLAVLSVIKAGFLVTARGGSGIVLARLPNGTWSAPSAIGIAGLGGGFEIGIEVSDLVIILNHERAVEAFAKGGNLTLGGNLTVAIGPLGRNLEGDVALRSSAAVYTYCKSRGLFAGVSLEGTCLIERKETNRKFYGQDIRASAILLGDVPFPSQAEDLYETLASFTEVYENEEQKNNPGKAVNDPPGRPSLRPEPPKPTVRPTPPDKKNTNKLYPELPNDYASVGARGKVKILQSHLLMAFKFL, from the exons A TGAATAATCCTATACCTTCCAACTTGAAGTCAGAAGCTAAAAAGGCAGCTAAAATACTACGAGAATTTACAGAAATAACTTCCAGAAATGGCCCCGATAAAATCATACCTC cTCATGTAATAGCTAAAGCCAAAGGCCTTGCTGTTTTATCTGTTATCAAAGCTGGATTTTTGGTGACTGCTCGAGGGGGAAGTGGAATTGTATTAGCTCGTCTTCCTAATGGAA CTTGGTCTGCTCCTTCTGCAATAGGAATTGCCGGCCTTGGTGGTGGATTTGAAATTGGAATCGAG GTTTCAGACTTAGTGATAATACTGAATCATGAAAGAGCAGTAGAAGCTTTTGCCAAAGGAGGGAATCTTACACTTGGAGGAAATCTTACTGTGGCAATTGGACCTTTGGGGAG aaactTAGAAGGGGATGTTGCCCTGAGAAGTTCTGCTGCGGTCTATACATACTGCAAATCTCGAGGACTTTTTGCAGGTGTATCTTTGGAAGGAACCTGTTTAattgaaaggaaagaaacaaatcGCAA gTTTTATGGGCAGGATATTCGTGCTAGTGCCATCTTGCTTGGTGATGTGCCATTTCCTTCTCAAGCAGAAGATCTGTATGAAACTTTAGCATCCTTCACTGAAGTATATGAaaatgaagagcaaaaaaataatccaggaaAAGCT GTAAATGACCCACCTGGTAGACCATCATTGAGACCAGAACCACCTAAGCCCACTGTTAGGCCAACACCACCAG ATAAAAAGAATACCAACAAACTTTATCCTGAACTTCCAAATGATTATGCCTCTGTGG GTGCAAGAGGGAAGGTAAAAATCTTACAGAGCCATCTGTTGATGGCTTTCAAGtttctctga